GATGTGGCCCGGCGAGCCGGGGTGTCCGCCATGACCGTTTCCCGCGCGCTGAAGGGCAAGGGGGCGGTGACGGCGGAAACCAGCGAACGGATCATGGCAGCGGTGAACGAGTTGGGCTATGTGCTCGACATGTCCGCCGGGGCCCTGTCATCAAAGCAGACCGGTTTCATCTCCGTTCTCATCCCCTCGGTCAATAACTCCAATTTTTCCGAGACCGTGCACGGCATTGCCGAAGTACTCTGCGCCAATGGCAAGCAGTTGCTATTCGGCTATACGGATTATTCCCGTGAGCGCGAGGAGCAGTTGATCGAAACCATGCTTCAAAGGCGCCCGGAGGGTATTATCGTCACCGGGGGCAACCACACCGACCGTGCCCGGCAACTTCTGGAAAGTGCCGCCATCCCGGTGATCGAAACCTGGGATCTCCCGGAAAACCCCATCGATCACGTGGTCGGCTTTTCCAACGCCGCCACCATCGAAGACATGATGGCTCGTCTACTGTTCCGCGGCTATCGCAATATCGCCTTTATCGAAGGGGACTCCGAGGAAGACACGCGCGGACATGACCGACGATTGGGGTATGAACGGGCCGTCCAAACCTTGGGCCTGGAGCGTGCCCATGTGGTCTCCATGGGAGATCCGCCGATCACGATCGAGCAAGGCGGCCCGGCAGCGGTCCGCTTGCTGGATGAATGGCCGGAAGTGGATGCGGTGATCTGCGTCTCCGACCTGTCGGCATTTGGCGTGATCATGGAATGCCATCGCCGTGGCTGGTCGGTGCCAGGCCGACTCGCCGTGGCTGGATTCGGCGATTTCGAGGTCTCCCGCTACACTTGGCCATCCATCACCACTGTCTCGGTGGGCTGCACCGACATCGGTCGCAAGGCGGGGACCTTGATCCTGGAGGCCATCGAAGGCGGCCGCTCCGGAACGCCCGTACCGAAGCAGACCATCACCATTCACCATTCCATCATCGAACGGGAAAGCACCTGATTTTCGTCGTTGTTATACCAACCTGGGTTGGTATCAAGCGAAGGACAGTTGTACCTTCATGGCCGTATGGCGATCCCCGGCTGCCTCGAAGGCGGCCACGGCATCCTCGATGGGATAGACTCCGGTCAGCAGCGGTTCCAGAGGCACCCGCCCCGCCCCGATCAACTTGACCGCCCAGGCGAATTCCTCATGGAAGCGGAAGGCGCCGCACCATTCGATTTCCTTGGCCACCAATTGATTCTGGGGGATTGAAACATCACCGCCCAACCCCAACTGCACCAATCGCCCGCGCGGACGGATGACATCCAATGCCGAACGCAGGGCGGCTTCGTTGCCCGAGGCCTCGATGACCACATCGAAGGTTCCCTTGCCTGCCGCAAAGGCGGCCATTTTTTCGCTTTCAGTGGCCACGTTGATGGTGGAATCGGCGCCCACGGCGCGGGCCCGCTCCAGGGCTTCATCAACCACATCGGTGGCAACCACTTCCAGCGCGCCTTGCAGCTTGGCCGCCGCAACCACCAAGGCACCGATGGGACCGGTGCCCGTGACCAGCACCCGCTTGCCGATGAGGCTTCCGGCCCGATTGACCGCATGCAGACCAACGGAAAAAGGCTCGGCGAAGGCGGCTTCCTGTGGACTGGTCCCCTCAGGGACCTTCTCGCACTGCCAGGCCTTGGCCACCAGACCCTGGCTAAAGGCGCCTTGGACATGGGGATTACGCATGGCGCTGCCGTAGTAGCGCATTTCATGGCAATGGTTATACAACGCCTTGCGGCAATACTCGCATTCGCCGCACGGACGGCTGGGGTTGACCGCCACCAGATCTCCGACGGACAGGCCTTGCACCTTGCCTCCCACGGTGGTGATCCGCCCGGCAACCTCGTGCCCAAGGATCATCGGTTCCTTGATGCGGATCGCGCCGAACCCACCATTGTGGTAGTAATGCAGATCCGATCCGCAGATCCCCCCAGCCTCGATGGCAAGGGTGACTTCGTCTTCCGCGGCTTCGGCCAATTCCCGCTCTTCGATACGCAAGTCCTTGGGGCCATGGCACACAACGGCTTTCATGACGGTTCCTTTCACAACACAGGGGTCGGCAGATCACGGCCGTCGAAATGGGCGGCGAGATTGTCGAACATCAATTGTCCCATGGCCTGACGGGTCTCAACGGTGCCGCTGGCCATATGCGGCTGCAGCAGCACGTTGTCGAGAGCCAGGAAACGGGGATCCAAATTCGGTTCACCCTCGAATACGTCCAGAGCGGCAAAGCCCAGCGCGTGGGTTTCAAGGGCACTCAGAAGCGCGGCCTCATCGATATTGGAAGCACGCGAAATATTCAAAAGCATGCCATCCGGGCCCAGCGCTGCTATGACCTCGGGACCGACCACATGGCGGGTCGCTTCGCCGCCGGTCAGGGTCACAAACAAGAAATCAGAACGGTCGGCCAAGGCAACCGGATCAGGCAGATAGTGCCAATTTGGGGCTGCATCCTTGGGTTCCAGGTCCGTATAGGCGATATCCATGTCAAAGGCGGCACAGCGTTTGGCCACTTCAAATCCGATGCGCCCCAGCCCCAAGATCCCCACCCGCTTACCAAACACTCGGGTTTTCAGGGGGTAGAGTCCATCCTTGGACCAGGCCCGGCTGCGGACCCAGCGTTCTCCACCCACCACGCCACGCGCGGCGGCCAACAGCATGGCAATGCCGAAATCGGCAACGTCCTTGGTGAGCACGTCCGGCGTATTGGTGACATGGATGCCCCGCTCCCGCGCCGCCTCCAAATCCACCGCATCATAGCCAACACCATTTACCGCGATGATTTCCAGCTTCGGCAGGGCATTGATCAGCACACGCCCGGCACCCAACTCCCCCCGGGTGGCGATCCCCCGGATAAAATCGGCCCTTTCTCGAACAAAGGCCTCTTTGTCCTCGGCGTCAAAATAGCGATGCAGAACGAAGCGTTTCTTCAATCGCTCGAGATCCCAGGCGGGATAGGGTCCAATTTGAAGAATGTCCGGCTTGGTCATCAGGGTTCCTTGAATTGAACTTGACAGAAGCGCCTGCCATTGGCATGTTATCGATAACAGCTTTCGCATGCAAGATTAATATGGGCGCGAGCGACCAGATGGGAAAGGATTTGTCGTGTACTCCTTGGAAATGTTTAGTCTGAAAGGCCGCACTGCCTTGATTACCGGCTCCGGTCAGGGCATCGGCTTCGAGTTGGCCCGCGGCCTGGCAGGCGCGGGTGCCGCTGTGATTCTCAATGATATCGATAATGAGAAACTGGCCAAGGCCGCCGAAAAGATTCGGGCCGAGGGCGCCACGGTCCATGAATTGGGGTTTGATGTCACGGACCCGGCGGCGGTGGCCACCGCCGTGGACGGTTTCGAAGCCGACAACGGCCCCATCGACATTCTGGTCAACAACGCGGGCATGCAGTTCCGCGCCCCGCTGGAAGAATTCCCGATCGACCGCTTCGACTTCATGATGCGGTTGAACATCAATTCGGCCTTCTATGTGGGACAGGCGGTCGCCAAACACATGATCGCCCGCGGCGGCGGAAAGATCGTCAATATCTGCTCGGTACAGACCGCGTTGGCCCGCCCCTCCATCGCGCCCTATACCGCTTCCAAGGGTGCCATGGCCAATATGACCAAGGGCATGTCCACCGACTGGGCGAAGCACGGATTACAGGTCAATGGCCTGGCGCCGGGATACTTTAAAACAGAACTCACTTCGGCCTTGGTCGCCGACGAGGAATTCACCGCCTGGCTGAGCGGACGCACCCCCGCCGGACGCTGGGGCGACGTCAGCGAGTTGGTGGGCGCCTGCGTGTTTCTCAGTTCTCCCGCAGCCAGTTTTGTGAATGGACACATTCTCTATGTCGATGGCGGAATTACCGTTTCACTTTGATCAACGGCCCGTAGTAGTGGTCATGGGCGTCTCCGGGTCGGGCAAATCGACCATCGGAGAGGCCCTGGCGGCCCGCCTTGGCCTACCGTTCCTGGACGCCGATGACTATCACCCACCGGCCAACGTGGACAAGATGTCCCAAGGGATTCCACTGACCGATGCGGACCGGTGGCCCTGGCTGAAATCCCTGGGACTGGCGATGAATGACGCGGCGGCAAAGGCCGGCGGCGTCATTGCCACCTGCTCCGCCCTCAAGCGCGTCTATCGCACCACCCTATCCGGGCAGGTCGGTCTCCCGCTGATTTATGTTTTGCTGGATGGCGACCGGGACACCCTGTTTGCCCGCATGAACGCCCGCAAGGACCACTATATGCCGCCCAGTCTTTTGGACAGCCAACTGGCGGCCCTGGAGCGGCCCGAAACCGATGAGCCCGCCCTCACCTGCGCCATCGACCGTCCGGTCGCCGAGATCATCGACGAAATCGCCGTCACGCTCGATGAATGGACGGACCCGGGATCCTAAAGACTTTAGCAGGCTGCTGAAAAAGTCTGATTTCGAGCGTGTGGCGACATATGCTTCGACAAGTTCAGCATGAGGGCCTTTGAATTTTCAACATGTGAGCCTCACCCTGAGCTTGTCGAAGGGCGAGGCGGGCCGTAGGACAACACTTTTTCAGATGGCGGTAATCGAGCAGTCAGGGATTGCCTAAACAGTCAGCTGGTCTCCACACTCGGTCTTGATCAAGTATCCGGGTCAATTCCTGGACATGGAACAGAGGAGACCAGCTATGGAGTATTTTGTTGGAATGGACGTATCGATGGCAAGCATTTCGATCTGTGAGATTGATGCAAAGGGAACCGTCATTCGCGAAGGCAAGGTGTCAAGCACACCCGAGGCGGTCGCCACTTGGCTCGAGGAAAGCGGGCGTGGCTTTGCGCGAATTGGGTTGGAAGCTGGCCCTCTGGCGCCTTGGCTGTACGCAGGACTGTCCAGTCGGGGCCTCCCTGTGATTTGTATCGAGACCCGGCAAATGAAGGCCTTTGCCAGCGCCAGCCCAGTCAAGACGGACCGTCGCGACGCCCGCTTGATCAGCCAGGCGATGCGGACCGGTTTGTACCGCGCGACCCACGTCAAGACCGCGCGCAGTCAGGAGCTCCGGATGGTGCTGACCCATCGGGAGACCCTGGTTCATCAGGTCCGTCAGTTGTCCAATACGGTACGAGGAACATTGAAAGCTTTCGGCCTCAAGGTCGGTATGGCGCGCGGACGCCTTTTCGCGGCGCGGGTTCGGGAATTGACGGCTGATAACCCGCACCTCAGCGCAGCCGCCGAGCCGCTCTTGCTTGCGCGCCAAGCCTTGCTCGAACAACTCGACAAGCTCGACCGGCAGGTTCATGCCGCTGCGCGCGATGATAGCGTTTGCCGGCGCCTGATGACCGTTCCCGGCGTCGGCCCGGTTACCGCCCTCGCTTTCAGGACAGGACTCGACGTGCCGGAACGGTTTCAAAAGTCGGTCATGGTCGGCGCCCACTTCGGGCTTGTCCCACGCAGATACGCCTCGGGAGAGCAGGACCGAAGCGGCCCCATCAGCAAGTGCGGAGATGCCATGGTTCGTTGGCTTTTGTTCGAGGCCGCCAATGCACTTCTCACTCGAACCCGCCGTTGGTCCTGGCTCAAACACTGGGGGCTCGCGGTCGCCAAAAGGCGCGGGATGAAACGCGCCAAGGTAGCCGTTGCCCGGCGTCTCGCCGTAATCATGCATCGCATGTGGATCGACGGCACGGACTTCCAGTACCGCAAGGAGGAGACCGCCATCTAAACACAACGAAAACCGAGATCGCCTGAAGGGCGGCCAGGACGCGTGGCGACGCGCGGGGCTCGGATGACAGCGCGCAGGCTGCAGTGGCGTAAGACCACGCTTTTCAGATTGCTGCACCCGATCCCCCTTGATCCCCATCATGCGGCGACGACGTCGACCGCGGACAGAAGCAAAGGGCGCCACATACCCCAGGTTCAAACCGACGGCTTGGAAATCAGCTTGACTCAAATGACTCGATTACAGAAGCAGCCTGTTAGATTGTCGACGCGAGGCTCAGATGCGGGCGCCGATATATTCATCGACCATTTCATGCATGGGAATGATGTGGTCGCCATAGAAATGGTCGGCCCCCTCAATCGTCCGATAGTCGATGGTGATATTCTTCTGGCTCGACAGCTTGTCTGAAAGCTTGTCCACCGCGGCCTTGTTGACCACCTGGTCCTGGTCGCCCTGGACGATCAGTCCCGACGATGGGCACGGGGCGAGGAAGGTAAAATCATACTGATCAGCAGGCGGCGAGATGGATACAAACCCGGAGATCTCCGGACGACGCATCATCAACTGCATGCCAATCCAGGCGCCGAACGAGAACCCGGCGATCCAGCAACCGGCGGCGTTTTGATTATAGTTCTGTAGCCAATCCAGGGCCGAAGCCGCATCGGACAATTCGCCCGTGCCGCTGTCGAACGTCCCTTGAGACCGCCCAACACCGCGGAAATTGAATCGCAGCACCGAAAATCCACGGCGCGCAAAAGTCTGATACAGCGTGAAGACCACCCGATTGTTCATGGTGCCACCGTTCTGCGGATGCGGATGCAGCATCAACGCAATGGGGGCATTGGGCTTCTTGCTGTGATGATATCGGCCTTCGAGGCGGCCTTCGGGACCATTGAAAATGACGTCAGGCATGAAGTGGGTCAGGTATCCTTGTTAATCGGCGAACCCAAATGCCCGGAACCTAAAGACCAAGGTGGGTAAGTGGGTATTTTCCCCGGATCGCAAAAAACATAGCCAAAATACTTGACCGTTTTTATCGGGTATCCTATATACAGTTCATCAACGGAAGGGGCGCAGTCCTTCAGAGGGGCTGCATATTAACACTATTTAGGGTATGGATTTCAAGAGGCAATGGCCGTGAGCGTTTTTTCCCGCCTAAAAGAGGATATTGAATCCTTCATCGCCCGCGATCCGGCTGCCCGGTCGCGGCTTGAGGTGACGCTCACCTATCCCGGATTTCATGCCCTGTTGACCTACCGTTTGGCCCATGGGCTGTGGCGCAGGAACTGGAAGCTCAGCGCCAAGCTTCTTTCGTACCTGGGCCGGATCGTCACCGGCATCGAGATTCATCCCGGCGCGACCATAGGGCGGCGTTTTTTCATTGACCATGGAACCGGTGTGGTGATCGGGGAAACCTCGCATATCGGCGACGACGTCACCATTTATCATGGGGTCACCCTGGGCGGCATCGCGCCATCGGTGGACAGCCACGAACAGGTCAACCAGAAGCGCCATCCGACCATCGAAGATCGCGTGATCATCGGATCCGGGGCGCAGATCTTGGGTCCGATCGTCATCGGACATTGTGCCCGTGTCGGCGCCAATGCCGTGGTCTACAAAGACGTGGAGCCGAAAGTTACGGCCGTGGGCATTCCAGCCCGCGCGGTAATGCCCAGAGACAAGGCCAAGGCGGGCGAGTTTCAGGCCTACGGCACGGCCTTGGATGACATACCCGATCCCGTGGCCCGCGCCATGGACGGCTTGCGCGGTCAAGTGACGGCCCTGCTGGCCCGGGTCGAGGAATTGGAAAAAGAAATCGAGCAGCAACCGCGTGAGGCGGCGGCTCAAGATCAATCAGACTCCGATAAGGACCAAGACAAGCGATCAAACGTCGTTTCCATCGGAGAATAAGACAGGAAGAGGAGAGTTAACGTGAGGCTCAGTACCAAGGGACGTTACGCCGTTATGGCCATGGTCGATCTGGCTTTCCACAACAAAGGAAACCCGGTGCCCCTGGCCGATATAGCCGATCGACAGGAAATCTCCCTGTCCTACCTGGAGCAGCTGTTCGGTCGTCTCCGCAAAGGCGGATTGGTCAAGAGCGTGCGCGGTCCCGGCGGCGGGTACCTCCTGTCCCGACCGGCCAACGATGTGCGGGTCTCCGACATCATCATGGCGGTGGACGAACCCATCAAGGCTACCCGCTGCAAGCCCGGTTCACCCGCCGGTTGCCGACACAACAAGGCCCGCTGCCTGACCCACGATCTGTGGGAAGAACTGAGCAATCAAATCTATCTGTATCTGAGCTCGGTATCTTTGGAATCCATCTGTAGCAAGGAAATCCTCGGATCCAGCGGCATGTTCATGCGCGACGCCATTGACGAGGCCCTTGAAACCCCGCTCGCCGCGCAATAGATCCCAATCCCAAGGTGTGTGGGCTTCCCCAACGAGGCGCCCCAGAGGAGCACAACAAAATGTCAGACGTCCAAGGCAAGGGACATAACAGCATCGTGACGCCGGTCTATCTGGACTATCAGGCGACCACGCCCACCGACCCGCGCGTGGTCGAGGAAATGCTGCCCTGGTTCACTCAGAATTTTGGCAACCCCCACTCCCGGAACCATGCCTATGGCTGGCGCACCGAGGAAGCGGTGGAAATCGGCCGCAAGCAGGTGGCGAGCCTGATCGGTGCCGACCCGCGCGAGATCATCTTCACCTCCGGCGCCACCGAGGCCAACAACACCGCGCTCAAGGGCGTGGCCCGCTTCTACAAGGACAAGAAGCGCCACATCATCACCGTGGTCACCGAACACAAATGCGTTCTCGATACCTGTCGCCACCTGGAGCAGGAAGGCTTCGAAGTTACCTATCTGCCGGTGCAACAAAATGGCCTGATCGATCTGGACCTGTTGCGCGACACCCTCCGCGAAGACACGCTGATGGTCTCGGTGATGGGCGTCAACAATGAGATCGGCGTCATTCAGCCGCTCAAGGAAATTGGCGCCATGTGCAAGGAGAACAAGACCTTCTTCCACACCGACTGTGCCCAGGCGGTGGGCAAGATCCCGCTCGACGTCAACGACATGAACATCGACCTGATGAGCATTTCCGGCCACAAGCTATATGGCCCCATGGGCATCGGCGCCCTGTTCGTCCGACGCCGTCCCCGGGTGCGCCTGGAAGCCTTGATTTCCGGCGGTGGACAGGAACGAGGCATGCGCTCGGGCACCCTGCCGGTGCCGCTCTGTGTCGGCCTGGGCAAGGCCTGCGAGATCGCCGAAAAGGAAATGGCGGCGGAATCCGAACGTCTGCGCATGCTGCGTGACCGTTTTTACAAGAAATTCAACGACGCCCTTTCCGAGGTCTTCTTGAATGGCGACTTGGAACAGCGCATCCCCGGCAACCTGAACCTGTCCTTTGCCTATGTGGAAGGCGAAGGCCTGATGATGGGGATCAAGGATCTGGCGGTATCAAGTGGTTCCGCCTGCACCTCGGCCTCCCTGGAGCCGTCTTATGTGTTGCGCGCCCTGGGCGTGGAAGAGGAACTGGCCCATACCAGTCTGCGGCTGGGCATTGGCCGCTTTACCACCGAGGAAGAAGTGGATTTCGCCGTCGATCTGATCGTCCGCGAAGTCACCCGCCTACGCGAGATGAGCCCGCTGTGGGAAATGGCGCAACAAGGCATCGATATCAAATCCATCCAGTGGGCCGAACACTGAGCATATAGAGGGAGTTACGCATTATGGCGTACAGCGACAAAGTCATCGATCACTATGAACATCCCCGTAACGTCGGCGCCCTCGACAAGGACGACGGCACGGTCGGCACCGGTTTGGTAGGCGCCCCGGCCTGTGGCGATGTCATGAAGCTGCAAATCAAGGTCAGTGCCGAAGGCATCATCGAGGACGCCAAGTTCAAGACCTTCGGCTGCGGCTCGGCCATTGCGTCCAGCTCGTTGGTCACCGAATGGGTCAAGGGCAAGTCACTGGACGAGGCGGCTTCGATCAAGAATACCGAAATCGCCGAGGAACTGGCGCTGCCGCCGGTGAAGATCCATTGCTCCGTGCTGGCCGAGGATGCTATCAAGGCCGCCATCGAAGATTACAAGGCCAAGGATGCCAAACCGGAGTCCGACGCGGCGGAGTAATATCGCCGGTCGAAGACCGAACGGAGGAGCCCGACCATGAGCGGAGCAATGCAGCCGATACAAATTACCGAAGCCGCCATGCAGCAGGTCAAAGCGCTGTTGGACGGGCGTGGCAAGCCATCGGCGGGGATCCGTATCGGCGTGCGCACCAAGGGCTGCTCCGGGCTTTCCTATACCATCGAGTTCGCCGACGAACGCAACGAGTTCGACGAGATCATGGAGCAAGACGGCATCACCGTGATGATTGACCCCAAGGCCACCATGTTCATCATCGGCACCGAAATGGATTATGTGGAGGAAAAGCTCCAGGCTGGCTTCGTCTTCCGCAACCCTAATGAAAAGGGTCGCTGCGGCTGTGGCGAATCCTTTCACGTCTGATGGCTCGCCGGAGGCCTCGTCCTTCGACAGGCTCAGGGTGAGGCCTCCTTTTCAAAAACCTCATCCTGAGCCTGTCGAAGGATGGCTACAGTCCCCATCTATGATCAAGCAAGGCCCATGAATTCCGAAAGCCCGATTTCCCTCAACCCGGAACTGGACAAGGCGGCGCGCAGCCGGGTGATCCCCTGTTGGTCCTGCGCCGGACCGGTGGGTGGCTCCGATCTGTTCTGCCCTACCTGCGACGCGGTGCAACCCCCCGGCCAGGCTGACCATTTCGCCCGTCTCGGCCTGCCCATCGATTTCGATGTGGATGTGGAGGCTCTGGACCGTGAGTATTTCGCCCTGCAACGCCGCCTGCATCCGGACCGCTTCGCCACCAAGACCAGCCGCGAGAAAGCCTTTTCCATGCAGCAGGCCACCAGCCTCAACGAAGCCTATGAATGCCTCAAGGACAGCCTATGTCGGGCCGACTACATGGTCCGGATCCGAGGTGTCGAGGTGATGCCCGAAGGCTGCAACCTGGTCAACGACCAAGAACTACTAATGGAAGCCATGGAAATGCGCGAGGCCCTGGCCGAGGCGGAAACCATGGATGATATCGCCCAGGTGGTCAGCCGCGCCGAAAGCGACATGGGCGATTGCCTGAAACGCCTGTCGGCCACCTTCAAAACCCTGGCCCTGGAAGAGGCCTGCCGCCTCACCACGCGGCTCAAATACCTGCGCAAGCTGTCCGACGAGGCCCGCCAGCGCAAGGTCCAACTCAGTATGATGCGGTAACCCAAAAATGCCTTCGGACATCCTTTTACAGATCCACGAGCCCGGCGAAACGCCGATTCCCCATGACGAAGGCCGCAAACTGGCCATCGGCATCGATCTGGGCACCACCAACTCGGTGGTCGCCATCAGCGACGAAGGGACCCCGGAGGTTCTTCGTGATGAATCGGGCGAGGCACTGGTACCGTCGGTGGTGGCCTATGCGGCGGACGGCTCGACCATCGTCGGAGATTTGGCCAAGCGGCTACTGTTGATGCGCCCGGACCATG
The sequence above is drawn from the Magnetospira sp. QH-2 genome and encodes:
- a CDS encoding LacI family DNA-binding transcriptional regulator, giving the protein MTKKTRAPTMADVARRAGVSAMTVSRALKGKGAVTAETSERIMAAVNELGYVLDMSAGALSSKQTGFISVLIPSVNNSNFSETVHGIAEVLCANGKQLLFGYTDYSREREEQLIETMLQRRPEGIIVTGGNHTDRARQLLESAAIPVIETWDLPENPIDHVVGFSNAATIEDMMARLLFRGYRNIAFIEGDSEEDTRGHDRRLGYERAVQTLGLERAHVVSMGDPPITIEQGGPAAVRLLDEWPEVDAVICVSDLSAFGVIMECHRRGWSVPGRLAVAGFGDFEVSRYTWPSITTVSVGCTDIGRKAGTLILEAIEGGRSGTPVPKQTITIHHSIIEREST
- a CDS encoding L-idonate 5-dehydrogenase, translated to MKAVVCHGPKDLRIEERELAEAAEDEVTLAIEAGGICGSDLHYYHNGGFGAIRIKEPMILGHEVAGRITTVGGKVQGLSVGDLVAVNPSRPCGECEYCRKALYNHCHEMRYYGSAMRNPHVQGAFSQGLVAKAWQCEKVPEGTSPQEAAFAEPFSVGLHAVNRAGSLIGKRVLVTGTGPIGALVVAAAKLQGALEVVATDVVDEALERARAVGADSTINVATESEKMAAFAAGKGTFDVVIEASGNEAALRSALDVIRPRGRLVQLGLGGDVSIPQNQLVAKEIEWCGAFRFHEEFAWAVKLIGAGRVPLEPLLTGVYPIEDAVAAFEAAGDRHTAMKVQLSFA
- a CDS encoding 2-hydroxyacid dehydrogenase; the protein is MTKPDILQIGPYPAWDLERLKKRFVLHRYFDAEDKEAFVRERADFIRGIATRGELGAGRVLINALPKLEIIAVNGVGYDAVDLEAARERGIHVTNTPDVLTKDVADFGIAMLLAAARGVVGGERWVRSRAWSKDGLYPLKTRVFGKRVGILGLGRIGFEVAKRCAAFDMDIAYTDLEPKDAAPNWHYLPDPVALADRSDFLFVTLTGGEATRHVVGPEVIAALGPDGMLLNISRASNIDEAALLSALETHALGFAALDVFEGEPNLDPRFLALDNVLLQPHMASGTVETRQAMGQLMFDNLAAHFDGRDLPTPVL
- a CDS encoding SDR family oxidoreductase, encoding MFSLKGRTALITGSGQGIGFELARGLAGAGAAVILNDIDNEKLAKAAEKIRAEGATVHELGFDVTDPAAVATAVDGFEADNGPIDILVNNAGMQFRAPLEEFPIDRFDFMMRLNINSAFYVGQAVAKHMIARGGGKIVNICSVQTALARPSIAPYTASKGAMANMTKGMSTDWAKHGLQVNGLAPGYFKTELTSALVADEEFTAWLSGRTPAGRWGDVSELVGACVFLSSPAASFVNGHILYVDGGITVSL
- a CDS encoding gluconokinase, with translation MSMAELPFHFDQRPVVVVMGVSGSGKSTIGEALAARLGLPFLDADDYHPPANVDKMSQGIPLTDADRWPWLKSLGLAMNDAAAKAGGVIATCSALKRVYRTTLSGQVGLPLIYVLLDGDRDTLFARMNARKDHYMPPSLLDSQLAALERPETDEPALTCAIDRPVAEIIDEIAVTLDEWTDPGS
- a CDS encoding IS110 family transposase, with the protein product MEYFVGMDVSMASISICEIDAKGTVIREGKVSSTPEAVATWLEESGRGFARIGLEAGPLAPWLYAGLSSRGLPVICIETRQMKAFASASPVKTDRRDARLISQAMRTGLYRATHVKTARSQELRMVLTHRETLVHQVRQLSNTVRGTLKAFGLKVGMARGRLFAARVRELTADNPHLSAAAEPLLLARQALLEQLDKLDRQVHAAARDDSVCRRLMTVPGVGPVTALAFRTGLDVPERFQKSVMVGAHFGLVPRRYASGEQDRSGPISKCGDAMVRWLLFEAANALLTRTRRWSWLKHWGLAVAKRRGMKRAKVAVARRLAVIMHRMWIDGTDFQYRKEETAI
- a CDS encoding alpha/beta hydrolase: MPDVIFNGPEGRLEGRYHHSKKPNAPIALMLHPHPQNGGTMNNRVVFTLYQTFARRGFSVLRFNFRGVGRSQGTFDSGTGELSDAASALDWLQNYNQNAAGCWIAGFSFGAWIGMQLMMRRPEISGFVSISPPADQYDFTFLAPCPSSGLIVQGDQDQVVNKAAVDKLSDKLSSQKNITIDYRTIEGADHFYGDHIIPMHEMVDEYIGARI
- the cysE gene encoding serine O-acetyltransferase encodes the protein MSVFSRLKEDIESFIARDPAARSRLEVTLTYPGFHALLTYRLAHGLWRRNWKLSAKLLSYLGRIVTGIEIHPGATIGRRFFIDHGTGVVIGETSHIGDDVTIYHGVTLGGIAPSVDSHEQVNQKRHPTIEDRVIIGSGAQILGPIVIGHCARVGANAVVYKDVEPKVTAVGIPARAVMPRDKAKAGEFQAYGTALDDIPDPVARAMDGLRGQVTALLARVEELEKEIEQQPREAAAQDQSDSDKDQDKRSNVVSIGE
- a CDS encoding Rrf2 family transcriptional regulator, with protein sequence MRLSTKGRYAVMAMVDLAFHNKGNPVPLADIADRQEISLSYLEQLFGRLRKGGLVKSVRGPGGGYLLSRPANDVRVSDIIMAVDEPIKATRCKPGSPAGCRHNKARCLTHDLWEELSNQIYLYLSSVSLESICSKEILGSSGMFMRDAIDEALETPLAAQ
- a CDS encoding IscS subfamily cysteine desulfurase, encoding MSDVQGKGHNSIVTPVYLDYQATTPTDPRVVEEMLPWFTQNFGNPHSRNHAYGWRTEEAVEIGRKQVASLIGADPREIIFTSGATEANNTALKGVARFYKDKKRHIITVVTEHKCVLDTCRHLEQEGFEVTYLPVQQNGLIDLDLLRDTLREDTLMVSVMGVNNEIGVIQPLKEIGAMCKENKTFFHTDCAQAVGKIPLDVNDMNIDLMSISGHKLYGPMGIGALFVRRRPRVRLEALISGGGQERGMRSGTLPVPLCVGLGKACEIAEKEMAAESERLRMLRDRFYKKFNDALSEVFLNGDLEQRIPGNLNLSFAYVEGEGLMMGIKDLAVSSGSACTSASLEPSYVLRALGVEEELAHTSLRLGIGRFTTEEEVDFAVDLIVREVTRLREMSPLWEMAQQGIDIKSIQWAEH
- the iscU gene encoding Fe-S cluster assembly scaffold IscU, which codes for MAYSDKVIDHYEHPRNVGALDKDDGTVGTGLVGAPACGDVMKLQIKVSAEGIIEDAKFKTFGCGSAIASSSLVTEWVKGKSLDEAASIKNTEIAEELALPPVKIHCSVLAEDAIKAAIEDYKAKDAKPESDAAE
- a CDS encoding iron-sulfur cluster assembly accessory protein codes for the protein MSGAMQPIQITEAAMQQVKALLDGRGKPSAGIRIGVRTKGCSGLSYTIEFADERNEFDEIMEQDGITVMIDPKATMFIIGTEMDYVEEKLQAGFVFRNPNEKGRCGCGESFHV
- the hscB gene encoding Fe-S protein assembly co-chaperone HscB yields the protein MNSESPISLNPELDKAARSRVIPCWSCAGPVGGSDLFCPTCDAVQPPGQADHFARLGLPIDFDVDVEALDREYFALQRRLHPDRFATKTSREKAFSMQQATSLNEAYECLKDSLCRADYMVRIRGVEVMPEGCNLVNDQELLMEAMEMREALAEAETMDDIAQVVSRAESDMGDCLKRLSATFKTLALEEACRLTTRLKYLRKLSDEARQRKVQLSMMR